The Mucilaginibacter yixingensis genome window below encodes:
- a CDS encoding RNA polymerase sigma factor, translating into MLLRWSEGDDGAFNAIYHKYALKLLAIALDKTRDRVMAEEIVQDAFIAFHKLQTQATSINSVFAFLYIVVKNKILDTHRQSSTYKRYQEDFGHYFNDVDNSTQALIETRDLERLLSDEIAKLPPQCRRVLEMKQQGAMNKEIAQGLNISENTVEQHVRKALRLLRVAFVNHDVLTVSAIFYLLLKR; encoded by the coding sequence TTGTTGCTGCGATGGTCTGAGGGCGATGATGGCGCGTTTAATGCGATCTATCATAAATACGCCCTCAAATTACTTGCTATTGCCCTTGATAAAACCCGCGACCGCGTTATGGCCGAGGAGATTGTGCAGGATGCCTTTATTGCCTTTCATAAATTGCAAACACAGGCAACAAGCATCAACTCGGTATTTGCTTTCTTATACATCGTTGTAAAAAACAAAATTCTGGATACGCACCGCCAAAGCAGCACCTATAAGCGATACCAGGAAGATTTTGGTCATTATTTTAACGATGTAGATAACTCTACCCAGGCCCTTATTGAAACCCGCGACCTGGAGCGCCTGCTGAGCGACGAGATTGCCAAGCTGCCGCCGCAATGCCGCAGGGTGTTGGAGATGAAACAACAAGGTGCCATGAACAAAGAGATTGCCCAGGGCCTCAACATTTCAGAAAACACGGTAGAGCAGCATGTGCGCAAAGCCCTGCGTTTGCTGCGCGTTGCCTTTGTTAATCATGATGTGTTAACGGTAAGCGCTATTTTTTATTTATTGCTGAAGCGATAA
- a CDS encoding FecR family protein — protein MNQDRLDYLLDQYHNGICSPDEQAELDNWYHNLKGGKPDFEAWVNEQGGEEQLTDTLYQNFQQKLQQNKKRSRFAYSGWVAASVVIALISGYFLFKTNKQIPQTNTVAQVKAPAGQPGKNKAFLTLADGRKIDLDDTRPGQLAQQQGVVIHSTSGGKIIYQMAGNQKAAAKDTLAWNNITIPRAGQYELELPDGTKVWLNAETSLRFPVQFQGKERRVMLTGEAYFEVAHNASMPFKVSTGSQTVTVLGTHFNIKAYADEEKMSTTLLQGSVSIANSVSGQSKLLVPGKQADIYKGNGAIAISNAKVDEVIAWKNGYFIFDNQDIRSIMKLVSRWYDVDVNYQINKPVRFGGTFSRSSNLNELLKNFALISNLHFDVKERRIIVSN, from the coding sequence ATGAACCAAGATCGCCTGGATTATTTATTAGATCAATACCACAACGGCATTTGTTCGCCCGATGAGCAGGCCGAGCTGGACAACTGGTATCATAACCTGAAAGGCGGCAAACCAGACTTTGAAGCCTGGGTAAATGAGCAGGGGGGAGAGGAGCAGCTAACCGATACGCTGTATCAAAACTTTCAGCAAAAACTACAGCAAAATAAAAAGCGGTCGCGCTTTGCATATTCTGGTTGGGTAGCTGCATCGGTAGTTATAGCACTGATATCGGGTTATTTCCTGTTTAAAACTAACAAGCAAATACCTCAAACCAATACTGTTGCTCAGGTAAAAGCACCAGCCGGACAGCCCGGTAAAAACAAGGCGTTCCTTACCCTGGCTGATGGCCGTAAGATAGATCTGGATGATACCCGTCCGGGGCAATTAGCCCAACAGCAGGGCGTGGTTATTCATAGCACCTCAGGCGGTAAAATAATCTACCAGATGGCCGGTAATCAGAAAGCCGCTGCTAAAGACACGCTGGCGTGGAACAACATCACCATCCCGCGCGCGGGGCAGTATGAGTTGGAATTGCCAGATGGCACCAAAGTATGGCTCAATGCCGAGACCAGTTTGCGTTTCCCGGTACAGTTTCAGGGTAAAGAGCGTAGGGTGATGTTAACCGGCGAGGCTTATTTTGAGGTGGCGCACAACGCCAGCATGCCGTTTAAAGTGAGTACCGGTAGCCAAACGGTTACCGTACTGGGTACCCACTTTAATATTAAGGCTTATGCCGATGAAGAAAAAATGTCGACCACGTTGCTACAGGGCAGCGTGAGTATTGCCAATAGCGTTTCGGGCCAGAGCAAACTGTTGGTACCGGGCAAACAGGCTGATATTTATAAAGGTAACGGCGCCATAGCCATTAGCAATGCCAAGGTTGATGAGGTGATAGCCTGGAAGAACGGCTACTTTATTTTTGATAACCAGGATATCCGCAGCATTATGAAACTGGTGAGCCGTTGGTATGATGTGGATGTGAACTACCAGATTAACAAACCGGTAAGGTTTGGTGGTACGTTCTCGCGCTCATCTAATCTGAACGAACTGTTAAAGAACTTTGCTTTAATAAGCAACTTGCATTTTGACGTAAAAGAAAGGAGGATTATCGTATCAAACTGA